The window CAACAGGATTCAGCAGCAGATGGTATAAAAGGCTTTAACCTCCTGCGTTTGTGTCAACCAGGCGGTAATAAAGTACAATTCAGGACCTATTAACATGTGCTTCTGTGGCCAATTCTTAAGGTGGTTTCTcaaggtggatttttttgtgccATGAGCACCACTATTTTTcacaacattattttcatgatAGGTTATTACACATTAAATTACAGCATTCCCATGCCTTCAGGCTTTTTTGTAACAGTAGGAGAAATGGTGGGCTGGAGAAGACAGCTGGGTTTGCACGTGGTACATGTCAGTTTACTTAAGCAGAACCATTTTACTGCTGCTAGAGGAATGCAGCAAAAGGTCAATGCTGAAACTCCACTAAAGTAAGCTGAGCGCGCATTCCAGCTGTGAACATATGCTCACTACTTGCTTGatcaaaaaggaaatttcagatCTCTGCTACGTGCTTGCCTTGACCCTGCTCCATACCGCCTGTCTAGCATGCATCAGACAAAGTATTCTTTAATCCTGCATAGAATACGCATTCTGGTTAAAGGATGCTTGGAATAATTGCATATCATCATAAGAAGCGTAATATTAAACTGGAAACATGCACGATAGTGTGGAGGTGGATGTCAAGAGAAGAAACGTTACATGAATGCATGAAACgtatggttttatttcttagtcCTGTGCACCCATCACAACCTGACCCTGTCCAAATGAAACTCGTCtttccaggggaaaaataaactcAACGTTATTATTCAGGTCTTGCATTGTCCTTGCCTGTGTCTTCTTCGAATGTTTAATCTTCTACTAGAATCTGCCTGATCTGGTCAATGTCAGAGGAAGAATTCTGTGctaaaaaatacacaaaaaagcCACACCAACTTAATTGGGCTGTAAAATATTGCAGAAGTGAAGCTTTTATAGCTACAAGAGCTTTTGGCCGATTTAGAACATGCCCTCATGTTTTTATCACTTGATAAAAATAAGACTCGGACTTTTTAATAGAACAAATTACTTAGGTTTTATATTTAACCACAGTCACTGTTAAAGCTATAACTggttttcagaatattttaggAATCTGATCTTGATCTTCCATATGTTAAAAGCCATCACAACAAATACCTTACCCTGTGGCTCCTGACGGAGGAATAGCAAGGTGGCTGCAGCCTTAAACACAAAGTGTTTATTTCGTGCTCAGATTTGCTACCCTTATGTCAGAATAAATAGCATAAATTATTGTTTCAAGGCAAGCAAGGAGACTGACAAACCAGAGAAACCTGCAAATCTGAATGATATTTGGAGAGAGCGCATTGATGTTCTAGTTACTCACAGCCAGCTCTTCAACAGCTCTCAGACTTCAGTGAGAAAAATGGCACTAGTACTGACGGCCCCTCGATGCACTGGGAGCAGAGGATATTTTGGCACAGAGGGGTTCgttcctttctgaaaatgagacttgcaggctttaaaaatattattcaatGACCATTGTAATCAACCATATTAAAACTGAGTTTAATGATCTCACCTTGTCTTTGGGTTGTGCCTTGGGGGGAAGCTTCAGTTAATTTAACTGTGTTGTACAGTCATTAGGATTAGTAGCAAACCATCTAGAATCACATACAGATTAAAAAGAGGATATTAAAAGTATGAGGTTAAAGAACAAGATCTCTTCCTGCAGAAACCAACCTCCTTTTTTGTATATTGTTTTTTACTATGGGTACTATGTGGGATGACCACATAGTACAAAATCACAATGAATAATAATTTTGAGAGTGAAAACAACATGTGCATAAATATAGTAGGCATTTGAGGAAGAATCCGTCACTAGCACCAGATTAGTTTATTTTCACTgactcagcaagtttgcagttGGCAACACAAAGTGTAGGAAAAGCTGATATAATGAGTGTAGGGCTGGCATCCATGTGACCCCGAAAAGCAGGAGGAATGGGTTGATGGGACTCTCATGCAGTCTAGCATTAACAAATGCAAAGCCCCGGCCCCGGGAAGGCATTGTCCCTGGCAATAGGTCAGCCAGGGCACTGACTGGAAGGGGAGTAGCCTTGCTTTTAGAAAAGGCTGGTGATCCTGGTGCACAGTGAGCTGAATCAAAACCAGTAGTTGTGGTGAGGAAGGCCAACCACATACTGGGCTGCATTAGCAAGAACATGTCCAGGAGGCTGAGGGTTGAGGGAAGTGATTATTTCCCTGTAACTGccactggtgaggccacatctggtGTGCTATGTCCAGTTTAGGGCATCCCAGCACAAGAGAACGGTCAGCAAATTTGAGGAAGTCCAGTGAAGAGCCACTAGGATGCACAGGGAGCATGCTGAATATGTTCAAGGAGAGGCTGAAGGTAATCTTGGCAATTTACCATGGATCAAGGTACTGTTAAGCTGTTTGTGACATTTttggctgaagaaaaaaaaaaaaatacttctgtttgtcTTGGAAAGATGCCTTTTGAACAAGATCCCGGATATCGGGGAAGTCATTCTGTCATCCTTCTTTGGAGACTTCACAAAATTCAAACACTGCAAGCGTGTCATGATTGTATCCCTTCTTCAAGCACAGCAGATGTCAACAGGGTGCAACTCTAACAGCTCTCCATAGGAATGGTACAGGTCTCATAGAATGAATAGAGATCATATGATGGTTCAGTTCCACTTTTTTAATGCCaacatttacctttttctgtatttttttataatttctttattaatcCTGTTATACCACTGAGATATAGGCGGTCTCATCTCCTTCGCCTCTTCTCTAATACTGATACTAAAAAAGAGGTTCACTAACTCTGTTTATTTTGCACCTTCTGCTCCTTAATGCtctgattttaaaactgcttctACCTTCTACATGTGCATATCTTTACTGCTGTAAGTAGGCCAGTTCAGCAATCTGCAGCAGCATGTGCCTGATTTTGAGTATGTGAACCATTCCAGCTTCCACAGGAGCCAATAACCAGACTCCCAAAGTGCAACTTGCTAAAAGTTAGGTACTGGTTGATCCCAGTCACCTGTCACATATCTTTGTTCCTTGATGATGTAAGCTACAATACTTACTAGCTGCCTATtctccatatatttttttaatgtttgctttGCACTTTAactgtttttggggtttttttccctgtatgcCTCTGCAGATCTGATGTGCTACTGACAATTTCAAAGATAAATTTCCACACATGTGCCTGTGAAATTCCTTCCAGTCTTTTTTGGTATCTTTCAATGCCATATCATCACCTTTCTGTCTCAAAATGATACGGTTTTGctgttctctctttttccccatttcctgGGCAGACTTCTTCCCTTAATCTTTCTTTCCAGGACTAAGTCTTATCAGTTATATTGCCTTAAACAGCTCACTTATCTTGCATTCCAAGTCCCTTGCAAGGTCTCTACAAATTTGGAGCTCCTCAATAAGCTACTGCATAGCTTGAGCTCTCTTTGCTGTATTACTTGTCCTGTTGTTGAGGAGCTAAAAATTACCCTATTCAGAAAAGGAGCTATGTGAACAAAATCTGAATTACTGCATTTACGTATGAAAATTCATCCTGTCTGTTTTAGCTTGCAAACCTGACCAGAATATAGATCACTTCTGAAGTGGCCCCATTTCTTCATTTAGCCAATGAACTTTCTCTTTGGATGAATTTCTGGTGGCTAACTGAGCTTTAGCCACCCATCTAGATAGCTTTCTGAGAATGCAGCTGCAGCTTTACTGGACCTCTGGTGATGAGGACAGGATACAGTTTTGTatacacattttgaaagaaggaatgaaaaaatctACTGTTAATCCTATGGATCCAATTTAAACTCAGGTCCCTTTTAATCATTCCCCGGAATCGACTTATTTATACTGAATAGCAAAGAAGTAAAACTCCCCTAACCTCCCACTTTTGTTTGTCTATTTATAGAGGTTTACATAGAGAGcaacataaaaggaaaacactacATCCATTTTTAAGctaaaatgacattttggaGCCATTGAAAAGTTCAAGGTGACATCTGATTTATGCTCCCAGGGATTGAAGGCAGAGCAGTCAATCTTTTGGACAATTTTAAGGACAAAgttctgtaaggaaaaaatatttaccctTGAGAGTGgtgcagcactggaacaggtagCCAGAGAGGATGGGGCATCTCTTGCCTTTGAGGATAGTTTTTCAGAGCCTTAAGTGCCCCAGGAGGCTGCAATTACTCTGTACAGCCCTACCTGTGCTCTCCAAACTGCACCCTCTGCCCATTACTCCAGGAGCTCCCTTTAGGCTCAGAGCTGCGCCTTCCATCCTGGCCTAAGCTACAGCACGGGTGGTCCTGTTCCCAGTCTGGTTCCTGGAGACTCCTGTGCCGTTATTTGGATTTCCCAGTTCAAACTGGGACCTATCTTGCCTTTCTATACTGAGCAGTGGATTGTCAATGGGACCTGTTAGTATCAGcactcctgctctgctcacccCGTTTGGGTGCTGGTGAGGACGTggagctgtgccctggctgAAGACGCTGCCCCTGCGCATGCTGTGGTCACCCTCAGCTGCTGGCTTGCCTTCCCATGTGGAGCAGCCTCCTTCTTGCCACTACCTGATGAGGTTAAGAGTTTGACTGGGCATCCTGCTCTTTCTTTGGAATTAGCACTGCTTGGAGCAGGGAGCCGGCCTTGATGAACTCCCCAGGTCTCTTCTAACGTAAATCTTTCTGTAGTTGATTCACTGGTTACTCAGGGAGTTAAGCAATCAGGGAGACTATTAAtgaggcagagcaggagaagaCATGAGGAGTTCTTCAGTAATATCATTGACTGTCTAGATTTCCTCCCTGTATGGGGGATTACATGGTTGCTTTGTACATGCAATACAGAGAGAGTATGGGAAGAGGACAGGAAGAGATGTCAAAGGTAGGATCCTTTCTATGGAAATTAAACAACAAATTACAACTGCTATCAAAGATGGATTACAAGCTTTAGCCCTTCGAGTGTTGCCTGCCCTGCAGGAAAAAAGCCTgacaaaaccaggaaagagTTCAGATGACTGCACAAGAGGCCCGGGATTCAGAATCATCCTCTGACATATGAGGAGGGATCCAGACCAACAGACGAAGGAttgacatgaaagaaaaagtccTCAACTGAGCTAATGGTACACAACAAAAGAAAGACAGTTACCTGGCAAATGGCAGAAACTATCTTTAACTTTCTACACTGGATTACAGCATATCATCTGAATAGCTTCCACAGTCGGGAATGACCCAGAGATCTGGCTACCTGGGCCCTTGGACAAAATCTCGTCACCACCACCAACagaaacaagttatttttgctttcctattAATAATGCTACCTAAATGGGGCATTTAGCATCCCTGTTCCTGCAATGTCCCTGTTCCTGCTGTAATGAGAAAACCACACACTTAAACTAAAACTAAATTAAACATGTTGCACGTCATTCCCCTCTTCTAATAAATAACACCGAACAGATCCCTGTGGGGGCTGGTggctgacactttttttttttttcaagctcaGCATTTTGCCCTTGGACTGTTTGTCCTTGCAGAGTGGGAACAGCTGAGGAGGTGATGAGAGAAGCAGCGTGGGCTGATGTGCAAAACACCAGCTTGGGAACCCACAGGTTCACTGGGGAGTCACCACTGTCTTATGCCAGTCATTTCAACCTCTATAAGATACAGAAAGGCAGACATGGCCACCTCAGAACTGTTCAGGGTGGGATTTTATCATACCCTCAAATGGAAAAGAACCAGAATGCCAGCTACACTAAAATGCATGTCTTGCTGACAGCTCTGCACTACAGCAGTACAGTGCGCTCTGCACCTCCAGAGAAGCCCAAATCTCCTTCAGCCTGCGCTGGCAAGAGCTCCACAAGGGTTTGTGTCAATGCAATCAGCAGCAGCTATGGCTGCTCCTTGTGACTCAACACCAACTGCTTATGCAGGCTATGTGGGCTATCTTCTTCTCCCAGCCCCTAGAATAGAAGTCAAAACACAATTTCCTTCCCTAGAGGACTCCTGCCTCTGGGTTTCTATGCCAAATTTTGCTGtgacaaggtcttttaccatcttataccagcatactcttcatgccagtccctctactgccttctcctcatctcacctcatccagagcatatgttctctctcctcttgcttgctCCTTGGCTgttctctcttcattggctctcaaccacttaacagaaccagccacagctgtacCTTATCTACATTGGCCAACCCGCCACCCCTGAAaccaacccacagctgtatatgtcaatgctaattaaccccGCTTCACTCTTCTATAAAACTTCAAACAGGTATGAACCTAGGAAAGATCCTGTGCAGAAAATGGTAAAGATAAAGGATGCAAGTTTTGCTCTTTACATCATTGTACAAtgagaacagctctgctgcaagaaGGGATTCTTGGTCATGTCGTAAAGAGCAAGATTTGCCTATGACCTTACCTGTATGCAAGCACAGCAAAGCTACTCTGTGTTCCTATGAAGTAGCTTCTGTGGTAAGTCCTCAGGAGAAAAAGATGGATACGTCTGACTGGATCTGTGCTTGACATACCCTCTTCAGAGTATGAATTTAGCATGAATAAGCAGTAAATCAAGATTTCTTCCAAGCAAGCTAGCATCCATCTAGTCCCAAATCCTCCACAGTTTCCTTTGTGAGTAGatccttttcccctctttcctccAAAAACCAGCAGGAAGCCATTCTGTCCTTTGTGCCTGTCTGTAGGAAATTAGCATATGAAAACTCAGTGAGCACCCTCTTGGAGAAATGGGAAGTTAATTATTTTAGATGACTAAGTTGTTTAAATTATCCACTCTCTTACCCAGGTACCCCCATACAACAATATGCTTGTGCCCAAGTGGCCTAGCAAGGATCACTCTGTGTGACGTGATGGTCAAGGTAGGTTCCCTGTCAAGTCTTCACCATGTATCTTGGATTCCTTTTTGACTGGTGATGACAAACTGGGTTTAAAGAGGTCTTTTATGTGCTTTAGGATTCAGTAGTTGTCATGAGGTGATACTTTGGCTTCAGAagcttgcttgttttcttcagccTCCAAAAGTCTTCAGCAAGGTTACTCTTTGTCATCTTGTTTATTCATTTTGGGTTTCTGTATGGCTACAAATCTGCCTCTTTGCTGtgtaacaggaaaagaaataataaatgcagTGTGCTATAACCCTTTTTGCATCCTCCTGCTACCAGAGCTCAAGTCTTCTGCTGAGTAATCATCTACAGTGGCCCTATCTGATCTAGTCTTGATGCCAACAACATGCTCCTCGGTGTTTACCAGTTCTACAGCTATAGTCACATCCTTGGATATCAATACAGCCTGTCCCTCAACCCTcactccattatttttttctgctgcttttatacTGTGATTCATATTGCATTCATAGTAGTCCTAGCAGTTGTGTTACAAATCTCTACATGCTGACCAACAAACCCCATTAGTCTAAAGATGCTCTGGTGGGACACCATGGTCATACTTGGGCTAACAGTGTTTTATGCAAGTTATCCAGAGCCTGCAATACTTGCCCTGCCACAACAGTCAGATTTGTCACCTGGAAATCTCCCTTCTCCTCTGTTCCACCACCAGCCTGGGTCTTTAACACAGATGAGGTGAACAATTTTAGTCTGTCCTTCTGTCTTTAAATGAGGGATTGCTCTTTCCAAGCCTTAAAATAGAGAGAGACttttaaaagatttgaaaatCGAACTTAGGACCCTAAGTCATCATGCATTTTTGAAAGATGTGCTCTGCATCCATATCATGTTACTGCTCAGCTGTGTGGCTTTTCCTAGGCTATCTGAAAATGGATCTGTACTGCTGTGTTTCAGAGGAGTGTTATTTTCATATCATActaaaatacaatgaaaatttGTTACTTTAATTAGGTGGTAAGCACTGTCACCCTGGGCCTTAAGATATTGATTAAGCACAGGTTgattgctgaaataattttttaccaTTTTGGACTTCACAGgatttattttactgcaaatgCTACTAGCGTCTCCCTTGATGCCTTCCAAATTTGCTGGGTACATGAAGCCAGGAGAACATGCTACCTGAAAATCAAAAGGttacagtgtttttttctggaaacagcTACTTCACGGGTCAGGAGGATAACTTTACCCAGAATGAGACATCTTTTAGAGGAGACAAGACTTGCCTAATTGAATCGTATGCTCCAGAATTTACATAGCAGTTCATCTTCAGACTGCTTTGCTAATACACAGAAACTCAgcaacctgctggccacaggtCAGACTATGGAATGGTTCAAGACTCATTTCAGCTCCATGCAGAATTGCTGAGCAGTATAAGACTACAGCATACATTTCGTCTCCCAGCTGCACACCATTCAATCTTAGGCCAGGTACCAAGACTCTTGGTCTTATGAAGGCCAGATGTCCCAGTGAAATCACAATTTttagctgtttggttttttttccagatcaaGCAAAAGAAGTTCTGATTTTGGCAAGAAAGAAATCTGGCTACCTTTTCCATACAGTGTGCTAGCAGTTCTACTTGCTCAGCAAGAAACTGCAGGTGGGAAACTGTCCCCTGGTCTAGCTACctgagctcaccacagctctcaGAGTCACtttccagctgggctgactAAAAGCCAAAGCAATGCACCTGATAGACTTggaagaatttatttcatttttttattcactCTAGGATTGAGGGTACTGGGATGTGACAGTGTGCAATCCCACAAAGTGCTCCTTAATGGGGCCAACAGAATAGCTCACTGGGAATCTGCAGTGACAGATGTGCCAGCACAAGTTAGAGAAGCTTTTTTAGCTCATGCCTTTGCTTTGCTATGAGAAACATGACAAATGAGACACAAAGATGCAAAGGTGATCAAAAGCCAATGATGGAAAGCCAGGTCTGCACCCTTGTCTCTCAACCCATGAAACCACCAAATGctgtttttcctgctgattGGCAGTTATGTTCTGATTTTCCTCCTAGGACACTGATTGtgagaaaactgcaaaattacaCTTGAAACATTctctagagggaaaaaaagtcaattggaaataaaatattgcagcGTATTTTATGGACAGGGATGGCTCTGAGATTAGGCAAGGTTTCCATGAGTCCCACGCACTGGGAATGGGCAGGCCTTCTTCAGACTGTAGCATAAGATGACCTAGGAAAGCAATGCTCCATCCCTATAACTGTGACCCAGGGCTTTGTCTCCCACCAATGCTGGCTCCTCATAAAGACTGCGGCTGTGCTGAGGGGGTGTGAAATACTAGTATAATACTTCAACAATAATTATATATGCACTTTGCATAGCTGAAGAGTCATGAGATGAAGTagaaggcaggagaggaaagcaTCTGAAGATTTTCATTGCGAGCAAAAGGCAGAAGATACTCCAAGTGCTGCttcagcaaaggcagagaggCTTTGAAATGCCACTTGGCACAAGCCAGGGTCTAGTTCAGTGGTTCCCAATCTTTTTGTAGCTGAGCCTCTCTCAAGAGAACAATCACCACTTCGTACCTCACTGAATCTAACTGCTCACCTGCCTCAGGGCTGCAATCCCTCCCCTTGGCTCGGGGTGCTCCTGCTTGAGAGTCTGCAGCAGCCAAGGCCTCATGTCACACCCCTGTCCGTGTGAAACTGTGTCCTGCCGGGTGTGCTCAGTTCAATTACGCTTCCAGGTACTCTCCTTATTAGCATGCAGTCATCTCAAATGACATAGGTGGCACAAGTTCTGTGCTGTGGAAAGCTGACAGATATATTGGCGAAGAAGTTTTGCATAAGTCTCAGCCATTTCCCTCCCACTAATGTGTTAATAAGTCCCATGAAACTAGTTGTCTAATCTGTTCAGCTCCAAAGAAGCTGAAAGAGCATCAATGCAAAATGAGGGGAAACAGTAAGACAGCCTCAgcaaatggaagaggaaaatgaagatgCTCATACATTATTGCAAAAGAAGACAGTATTTGGGCTTGAAGAAAAGAGACAGTGAAACAGTAGGGAGTTGTggccttttccctttttcctcctctttaacACATTCCCTAAGCCCTTGTCTTGCAAACACAAATACAATTGCACCCCTGCAAGAGGCACACACCCTCCCTGAATAAATGTGATCATTTGGAAGTCACCTCAGTGAAAATCATGAACACTTAGGAATATATCAATGTCCCCAGCTATGTGTAACTGCAAGAACAGTGCTCCAGCCTGCATGCCCTGCTCAGCAGAATTGCTGCCGCAAGCAGCAGAAATGTGCTCACATAAGGAGCAAGCCCCGGGGTTTCCTCTCCTTTTAACATGGCTTACCTCTCTGCCAGCCAGAGCACTCCGTTTAGAGGTACAGACAAGCTGTTAGCATGTGGGCTGCTATAGCAAGAGATGCCGTGGATTTTCTGGATATGTACAAAAAGAGCAATGGCCACTTCAGGCCAGTTTTCCCCGATATTGAGCTGCCCTGATGTATACCCAGTGACTGTGCCACCAAGGAAGTGGCTGCAAAGTTTTCATTGCTTGCTGATGAGGTCCCTGACTGTTTTTACACCTTCTTCTCTAAATAAGGAAGCTGCCTGTCAGGCCTCCAACTGCCGACCCATTTGACTCCTTTGCTTTCAACAGCCAGTGAAACCTcactcctgcctctgctcttcGCTCTTCGGTGACAGCGTTCATCAGacctcagccaggctgggaggatGGCAGGTTAGTGTTACAGCCCTGGCAGGCTTGCTTACCTTTGGCAAGCTGTTGATGTCAGAGTGATGATGTGGGGAGGGACAGCCTCTGCACTATAAAGATGGGTCAATCAAATATAACTGAGGCTGCCCACAGAAGAGCAGGTTCTACAAAACATGGTCCCCACCAGTCTGAGTCCTGCTGGCCTGTCTCTGCTTCCAACCCAACTGCTATCAGGCTTTAGTTTCATGTCAGCAATCTCtatttgctttccaaaaataaGCCTCTGCCACCATgctgaagggagaaaaacaagaaGGGCGGTATTTTTAGGGCCATTAATTCTGACCACGTGCCCAGGGGGTGAACCGGATGGCCACTGCACAAAGACTTCTCATCACTATGTCCTGCGAAGCCAGCATTCACTGGACGTTGCCTGCTTTCGTTCTCCTGGGTTTTCTAGCTGGGCTTGCTTCAACACATCCAGTTGTAAGCAGAACTAATGGCACATTGCTGGAAAGAGGATGGCAATCTCTGTTGTCCAGGTCCATTGCTGGGATGTCAGGGGAGAAGTCAGATGTGAACTGGGAAAGTGACTATTTGCTAGGAATCAAGAGGCAGCGGAGGCTTTACTGCAACGTGGGCATCGGGTTTCACCTTCAAATCCTCCCAGACGGAAGGATAAGCGGAGTTCACAATGAAAACCAATACAGTGAGTTGCATCCAGAAATGAAATAGAATAGATGTCACTTAATTGCTGTGAACTCGAGTAATTACCCTTCATAGAATGCAACTGTTATTACTTGATATTATTAATCTGTGCTACATCTGTTGCCTTTTAAAAGTCTCTGGGATCAATCAACATTGTAACCCTCCAGGCTGAAACATGTCACAAATGCTTAGACAAATTTagatacaatttatttttactctgcTTTACTGCATGGATGAGAAAAGACAAACCAGGTTGAAAACTGTCTCTCTGCTGTATTTGCTCACTCCTCACCTTCTCATTTGCCTTTTGAATGAGGGAGGTGGTCTCTGAGCTCAGAGTGCCAATGTATGATTTTTTAATCCTAGTGGACTAGTACTTTTGGGACACTCAGTCATGGAAGGGCTTGCTGTTCCTGGTTGGCTTGTTGTTATGGTTACTGTTCTGTTACcataagataaaaaaaaaaaaaaaaaaaaaagaagtagccCTATGGATTCTATGGATTTGCATTTCCTGTAGTGGGCAGTTGCTAAAATCTTTTGCAACTAAGATATTGTGAGGGACTTCAAAATGCAAGCCACACTTCTTCACAGCTCAATAACAAACACTCTGTAACTCTAGCATATTAGATTAAAATACCTAATTAGATAGCCCAAGAGTTTGACAGATCAAAAGAATTTGATAGAGCAAAAGGATTATATAGCATGTGACTATGACTATGACTccagaataattattttggaaTCCTACAGCATGTAAGAAAAACCAAGATCTCTGTGTATTTCAATTTTGCTGGACTAGGGAGATAATtctaataaagaaaacatgacaAGTTCaataggtttttaaaataaataaattatatctGAGTTGCCTTTGATTAGCTTTAAATTCTGTGATAACACATCTATtgtgtttctcatttttttagGTCTCTTTGAAATATCCACTGTAGAGAGAGGTGTCGTTAGCCTGTTCGGTGTGAAAAGTGCCCTCTTCATTGCAATGAATAACAAGAGGAAGTTGTATGGAACGGTGAGTACAAGTGTGAATAGTTTTTCAAGGCTTAAACAAAGGCGGCAAAGGTTTTGGGTTGAgggttttcccccccccccctcctgaAAATCTCTGATTACAAGCagagaaaatagcttttcaaTTACAGGGAgcctgcccagcctggtgtcATCAGTGTTATTTAGTGCAACAAGCAGTGTGGCTGAGGtctgttattttaaagctttccaaTAAGATTGTACAGGGAGAACCCTAGGCAAATGGATGCATTCTGTGAATACTGTGGGTTAATTAGATGGCTTCTTCTAAGGGCCTGGCACTGCAAACTTGTTTTACTAAGACTGAAACCAGTTGATTGCTTTTTGCATTGCATTGTACATAAAGAAAaaggctgtgctctgcaaaAAGCCTTAGAAGgtaaagtgtgtgtgtgtatgttcacaagtgtgtgtgtgtgtgtatgtgattgcatgtgtatgtgtgtgcgtACAGGTGTGTGTCAGAGAGGTGCAATTAGAGCTATTGACACTAGCCACCATTAGTAAAATGACTACATGTCTCTTCCTACCAAAACCAACTACACCATGAAGAATAAATAGGAAGTCTACTCTACAAAGTCAGCATATGCACCTGGGTTATTTTAATGACCAGTTTTGTGAGATCAGTACCAAAGGGTAAGAAAACAATAATAGCTATTAACAGTGGTATGCAAGTCACACTGAAACACCATCAGCATCATCCTTATCTAGAAAGTGCTATCTATGCCATCTAACTGCAATTTAATCTCTGAGGCATGAGCAAGGCATCTCTAGTCTCAACATTCAGCAAAAAAAGCTCTTGTTAGGAAGCGGCTTTGAAAGAGGCTGGCTCTGGGCAACAGGCAAAAGCAGTCCACCTCAAAGTAATTCATGGCACTGATTGCATTCATCTCTTTTGTCAAGAaacaacaaagtaatttttgtggAAACAGCTGTAATTTCTACAAAGCATTTCAGTTGCTTAATAAAACATCAAATGTTGTGAAGGACCTGTAGCCATTACTAATATGACTGATTTCTTCTCACACAGATAATGACAGTGGGACGTTTTAAAGTTTCACTCTAGATATTCTTTCAATTGCGTCTGATTTCAAGCACCTAAAAAGTGCTACAAGCCCAAC of the Falco cherrug isolate bFalChe1 chromosome 5, bFalChe1.pri, whole genome shotgun sequence genome contains:
- the FGF6 gene encoding fibroblast growth factor 6 — protein: MATAQRLLITMSCEASIHWTLPAFVLLGFLAGLASTHPVVSRTNGTLLERGWQSLLSRSIAGMSGEKSDVNWESDYLLGIKRQRRLYCNVGIGFHLQILPDGRISGVHNENQYSLFEISTVERGVVSLFGVKSALFIAMNNKRKLYGTAVFQDECKFKETLLPNNYNAYESNAYCGAYIALSKHGRVKRGNKVSPAMTVTHFLPRI